In Streptomyces durocortorensis, a genomic segment contains:
- a CDS encoding GTP-binding protein codes for MDFSSGSAESIYVPDAVRRAAKILVVGHFAVGKTTLIGTLSEITPLRTEERMTQAAAQVDDLRGAPDKKTTTVALDFGRLTLSDELVLYLFGTPGQQRFVELWEDMARGSLGALLLVDPARLADTFPVIDLVETYGLEYAVAVNSFDPYTQHAEDELREALDLLPDTPVVFCDARDQKSSAQALITLVRHLLAHAA; via the coding sequence ATGGACTTCAGCTCCGGTTCGGCTGAGAGCATCTATGTGCCGGACGCGGTGCGGCGCGCGGCGAAGATCCTCGTCGTCGGGCACTTCGCCGTCGGCAAGACGACGCTGATCGGCACACTGTCCGAGATCACCCCGCTGCGCACCGAGGAGCGGATGACCCAGGCCGCGGCCCAGGTGGACGATCTGCGCGGGGCGCCCGACAAGAAGACGACCACGGTCGCCCTGGACTTCGGGCGGCTCACCCTCAGCGACGAGCTGGTGCTCTATCTGTTCGGTACGCCGGGGCAGCAGCGGTTCGTGGAGCTGTGGGAGGACATGGCGCGCGGTTCGCTGGGCGCGCTGCTCCTGGTCGACCCGGCCCGGCTCGCCGACACGTTCCCGGTCATCGACCTGGTCGAGACGTACGGACTGGAGTACGCGGTCGCCGTCAACAGCTTCGACCCGTACACCCAGCACGCCGAGGACGAGCTGCGCGAGGCGCTCGACCTGCTGCCGGACACCCCGGTCGTCTTCTGCGACGCCCGGGACCAGAAATCCTCCGCGCAGGCCCTGATCACTCTCGTACGCCATCTCCTCGCGCACGCGGCCTGA
- a CDS encoding ATP-binding protein: protein MTFPQGPVIWALAVVALVAVGAVLRARATNVKLRRQTTELRGERDALLRQRDELHVVHNGLLQRQAAELAEVRKDAEEETKAVLKAAVRTLQGLADEQQVVIEKAQRKYGDDPGILADLMAVDHANSQFGRRAQGIAVLCGGWLGRRETVASVFDVARSAQGRIRHFDRVRVNGQVNFSVVSRAVEPVAVVLAELLANATNYSAPGTPVEINIQAVPTGVCLIVDDAGLGMGQEEKDRAAALLSPQAAISVSSLGIPPQFGFAVSGMLAARYGFRVSVDSVSPYGGVRAVVLIPDELLTTEAPPAAAPAEAPEAPQVSGMSEASGAQQFPQPQQFAQPQQLQRTQAHQAADRRQGPAPAAPAPTPLFPPAPRPDTATQPLAQISTTTGGLPKRRRKSPVAAVPSAEPQPVRSNEETASRLGAFQRGTRSGRDTTTTEGPEFQ, encoded by the coding sequence ATGACCTTTCCACAGGGCCCCGTCATCTGGGCGCTGGCTGTCGTAGCACTGGTCGCCGTGGGTGCCGTCCTGCGGGCTCGCGCGACCAACGTCAAACTGCGCAGACAGACCACCGAGCTGCGGGGTGAGCGCGACGCGCTCCTGCGCCAGCGGGACGAACTCCACGTCGTCCACAACGGTCTGCTCCAGCGTCAGGCCGCCGAGCTCGCGGAGGTCCGCAAGGACGCGGAGGAGGAGACGAAGGCGGTCCTCAAAGCCGCCGTCCGCACCCTCCAGGGCCTCGCCGACGAGCAGCAGGTCGTGATCGAGAAGGCCCAGCGCAAGTACGGCGACGACCCCGGCATCCTCGCCGACCTGATGGCCGTCGACCACGCCAACAGCCAGTTCGGCCGCCGCGCCCAGGGCATCGCGGTGCTCTGCGGCGGCTGGCTCGGGCGGCGCGAGACCGTGGCCTCCGTCTTCGACGTGGCCCGCAGCGCCCAGGGCCGTATCCGGCACTTCGACCGGGTCCGGGTCAACGGCCAGGTGAACTTCTCGGTGGTCAGCCGGGCGGTGGAGCCCGTCGCCGTGGTCCTCGCCGAGCTGCTCGCCAACGCCACGAACTACTCCGCCCCCGGCACCCCGGTGGAGATCAACATCCAGGCCGTGCCGACGGGCGTCTGCCTCATCGTCGACGACGCCGGTCTCGGCATGGGCCAGGAGGAGAAGGACCGCGCGGCGGCCCTCCTCTCCCCCCAGGCGGCGATCAGCGTCTCCAGCCTGGGCATCCCGCCGCAGTTCGGGTTCGCCGTCTCCGGGATGCTCGCCGCCCGCTACGGCTTCCGGGTCTCGGTGGACTCCGTTTCCCCCTATGGAGGCGTACGCGCGGTGGTCCTGATCCCCGACGAACTGCTCACCACCGAGGCGCCGCCCGCCGCGGCACCCGCCGAAGCTCCCGAGGCACCTCAGGTGTCCGGGATGTCCGAAGCCTCCGGGGCCCAGCAGTTCCCGCAGCCCCAGCAGTTCGCACAGCCCCAGCAGCTCCAGCGGACGCAGGCGCACCAGGCTGCGGACCGCCGCCAGGGCCCCGCCCCGGCCGCCCCGGCGCCCACCCCGCTCTTCCCGCCCGCTCCCCGGCCGGACACCGCCACCCAGCCGCTGGCCCAGATCAGCACCACCACCGGGGGGCTGCCGAAGCGTCGTCGCAAGAGCCCGGTCGCCGCGGTGCCATCGGCCGAGCCGCAGCCCGTGCGCAGCAACGAGGAGACCGCCTCCCGGCTCGGCGCGTTCCAGCGCGGCACCCGGTCCGGGCGGGACACGACGACCACGGAAGGACCCGAGTTCCAGTGA
- a CDS encoding DUF742 domain-containing protein, with product MTAPGEEQQVSSGFVRSYVITGGRGLPDAEDLSLVTLVTLAPDRQPPPNPSPEVKAIWELCSGGYLSVAEVAGHLGLPVGVARLLLQDLNQQGHLLRRKAPPPAQLVDRKILEEVLHGLQLRFG from the coding sequence ATGACCGCGCCGGGCGAGGAGCAGCAGGTCAGCAGCGGGTTCGTCCGGTCCTATGTCATCACCGGGGGACGCGGGCTGCCCGACGCGGAGGACCTCTCCCTCGTCACCCTGGTCACCCTCGCCCCCGACCGCCAGCCGCCGCCGAACCCGAGCCCGGAGGTGAAGGCGATCTGGGAGCTGTGCTCCGGCGGCTACCTGTCGGTGGCCGAGGTCGCCGGACACCTCGGCCTGCCGGTCGGGGTGGCCCGGCTGCTGCTCCAGGACTTAAACCAGCAGGGACACCTGCTGCGCCGGAAGGCGCCGCCGCCGGCCCAGCTCGTTGACAGGAAGATCCTCGAAGAGGTGTTGCATGGACTTCAGCTCCGGTTCGGCTGA
- a CDS encoding sensor histidine kinase, whose product MTGSTPLDAVKRLRPPGLRLPRLRVSRRLRAAGRAAVPVGIAVVDGLLVNGLGPGPGLWVALVAAGALVLRRRWPELVLLVGLPGLYAGHLAFAPLIALYCLADRRRSVAVGVAGAAAVALAQFLPYPIAGLPELAPDRETLITALDSCVLGAGAVVLGRTARLRRERQREIAQAREREHRLLAERTLSTERAWLAREMHDVVAHQVSLISLQAGALQVGDPDAATVRTTAGVVRDLSAKTLTELQHMVGVLRADGVAPSTLAPQPRLADLPALVRDSGLRATLTAPEAAGHWPRAVERAAYRTVQEALTNVRKHAPGAEVDIQVQPLDGGLGVEIRNTPADGATAPPDLPGGGHGLAGLRERAQLLGGTFRSEREPGGGFRILAVFPCRGAF is encoded by the coding sequence ATGACCGGCAGTACACCCCTTGACGCCGTGAAGCGGCTCCGCCCGCCCGGCCTCCGCCTGCCCCGGCTCCGTGTCTCCCGCCGCCTCCGCGCCGCCGGGCGGGCCGCCGTCCCCGTCGGCATCGCCGTGGTCGACGGGCTCCTCGTCAACGGGCTCGGGCCCGGCCCGGGCCTCTGGGTGGCGCTCGTCGCGGCGGGCGCGCTGGTGCTGCGGCGGCGCTGGCCCGAGCTGGTGCTGCTCGTCGGGCTGCCCGGCCTGTACGCCGGCCACCTCGCCTTCGCACCGCTGATCGCGCTGTACTGCCTGGCCGACCGCCGCCGCAGCGTGGCCGTCGGCGTCGCGGGGGCCGCCGCGGTCGCCCTGGCCCAGTTCCTGCCGTACCCGATCGCGGGCCTCCCGGAGCTGGCTCCGGACCGGGAGACGCTGATCACGGCGCTGGACTCCTGTGTCCTGGGCGCGGGGGCCGTGGTCCTGGGCCGGACGGCACGGCTGCGACGCGAACGGCAGCGGGAGATCGCGCAGGCCCGGGAGCGCGAGCACCGGCTCCTCGCCGAGCGGACCCTGTCCACCGAACGGGCCTGGCTGGCCCGTGAGATGCACGACGTCGTCGCCCACCAGGTCAGTCTGATCAGCCTCCAGGCCGGGGCGCTCCAGGTCGGCGACCCGGACGCGGCCACCGTACGGACGACCGCCGGGGTCGTCCGGGACCTCTCGGCGAAGACCCTCACCGAGCTCCAGCACATGGTGGGCGTGCTGCGCGCCGACGGGGTCGCACCGTCCACCCTCGCCCCGCAGCCCCGCCTCGCCGACCTCCCCGCCCTGGTCCGCGACAGCGGGCTGCGCGCGACCCTCACCGCTCCCGAGGCCGCCGGGCACTGGCCCCGGGCGGTGGAGCGGGCTGCCTACCGCACGGTTCAGGAAGCCCTCACCAACGTACGCAAGCACGCCCCCGGCGCCGAGGTGGACATACAGGTCCAGCCGCTCGACGGCGGCCTCGGGGTCGAGATCCGCAACACCCCGGCCGACGGGGCCACGGCCCCTCCGGACCTCCCCGGCGGCGGCCACGGGCTGGCCGGTCTGCGGGAGCGCGCGCAGCTGCTCGGCGGTACGTTCCGCTCGGAGCGCGAGCCGGGCGGCGGATTCCGGATCCTGGCCGTGTTTCCCTGCCGGGGGGCTTTCTGA
- a CDS encoding response regulator transcription factor: MIRVAVVDDEQLVRSGLNLILGAASDIEVVACCDGVEAVDRVRNGRPDVLLLDIRMPEVDGLTVLRRVAALPSAPAVAMLTTFDAGEYVGDALRAGAAGLLMKNTAPEQLVQAVRVLASGGRILAPEATGVVIEGYLSAARGAPDSTVALTDRERQVLALVGAGLSNREIARELRLSHGTVKDHVSSVLCKLGGVNRVQAAVIADRAGLLGGVGPA; this comes from the coding sequence GTGATTCGGGTTGCCGTCGTGGATGACGAGCAGCTGGTCCGGTCCGGGCTGAATTTGATCTTGGGTGCGGCCTCCGATATCGAGGTGGTCGCCTGCTGCGACGGCGTCGAGGCCGTCGACCGCGTACGGAACGGGCGCCCCGATGTGCTGCTGCTGGACATCCGGATGCCCGAGGTGGACGGGCTGACCGTGCTGCGCCGGGTGGCCGCCCTGCCGTCCGCGCCCGCGGTGGCGATGCTGACCACGTTCGACGCGGGCGAGTACGTCGGCGACGCGCTGCGTGCGGGGGCGGCCGGTTTACTGATGAAGAACACCGCCCCGGAACAGCTCGTCCAAGCGGTCCGCGTCCTGGCCTCCGGTGGCAGGATCCTGGCGCCCGAGGCGACCGGCGTGGTGATCGAGGGCTACCTCTCCGCCGCGCGGGGGGCGCCGGACAGCACAGTGGCGCTGACCGACCGCGAACGCCAGGTCCTGGCCCTGGTCGGCGCGGGACTCTCCAACCGCGAGATCGCCCGCGAGCTGCGGCTGTCCCACGGCACGGTCAAGGACCACGTCAGCTCGGTGCTCTGCAAGCTGGGCGGAGTCAACCGCGTCCAGGCCGCCGTGATCGCGGACCGGGCGGGACTGCTCGGGGGTGTCGGCCCGGCATGA
- a CDS encoding ABC transporter permease, with amino-acid sequence MSTGTSAVAPARTGTETGAVSPAALLRSEVLKLTTTRLWWVLLLAVGLCSAALTALIVFGALNAPRSPLSFGTAGDAVPAYNLAVALAYVFPLAIGVIVVTQEYHSRTISATLLAEPRRARVYGAKLLVGLGTAFVYGTVAVLSGALVAAALLSGHGKPTYLTDGTVLGALGGSIVVLTLWGAIGVGVGALVRNQVAAIVGILLVTQFLEPTLRILASSLGNAELGNLLPGGAGDLAVGGTIMTAAAEADGGSQGLGFLVLALYALAIGALGAVRFTRYEAA; translated from the coding sequence ATGAGCACGGGTACAAGCGCGGTGGCACCTGCGCGTACGGGCACGGAGACCGGGGCCGTCTCCCCGGCCGCCCTCCTGCGGTCCGAGGTGCTGAAGCTCACCACGACCCGGCTGTGGTGGGTCCTGCTGCTGGCCGTCGGTCTGTGCAGCGCGGCCCTCACGGCACTGATCGTCTTCGGCGCCCTCAACGCCCCCCGCAGCCCGCTGAGCTTCGGTACGGCGGGCGACGCCGTGCCCGCGTACAACCTGGCGGTGGCGCTCGCGTACGTCTTCCCGCTGGCCATCGGCGTCATCGTGGTGACGCAGGAGTACCACTCCCGTACGATCTCCGCCACGCTGCTGGCCGAGCCGCGCCGGGCCCGGGTCTACGGGGCGAAGCTCCTGGTGGGGCTCGGCACGGCGTTCGTGTACGGGACGGTGGCCGTGCTCTCCGGCGCGCTGGTGGCCGCCGCCCTGCTGTCGGGGCACGGGAAGCCCACGTACCTCACGGACGGCACGGTGCTCGGCGCGCTGGGCGGCAGCATCGTGGTGCTCACCCTGTGGGGCGCGATCGGCGTCGGGGTGGGGGCGCTGGTACGCAACCAGGTGGCCGCGATCGTCGGCATCCTGCTGGTCACCCAGTTCCTGGAGCCGACACTGCGCATCCTCGCCTCCTCGCTGGGCAACGCGGAGCTGGGCAATCTGCTTCCCGGCGGGGCGGGCGACCTGGCGGTCGGCGGCACGATCATGACGGCCGCCGCCGAGGCTGACGGCGGCTCGCAGGGCCTCGGCTTCCTGGTCCTCGCCCTGTACGCACTGGCCATCGGCGCTCTCGGCGCGGTGCGGTTCACCCGCTACGAGGCGGCCTGA
- a CDS encoding roadblock/LC7 domain-containing protein encodes MNPDLSWVLNDLLQVPGARHAILVSADGLLLANSSEIGRDDAETVAAAMSSMQSLSRAVAPFIGTRDPGRWRQTLLEYEDGWIFLIAAGSGAYLAATAAADVDMEAMSFRMQQQVSALGKAMTTPPRQSAGSEI; translated from the coding sequence GTGAATCCCGATCTGTCCTGGGTGCTCAACGACCTGCTCCAGGTGCCCGGCGCCCGGCACGCGATCCTGGTGTCCGCCGACGGCCTGCTGCTCGCCAACTCCAGCGAGATCGGCCGGGACGACGCGGAGACCGTCGCCGCGGCCATGAGCTCCATGCAGTCCCTCAGCCGCGCGGTCGCCCCCTTCATCGGGACCCGTGACCCCGGCCGCTGGCGGCAGACGCTCCTGGAGTACGAGGACGGCTGGATCTTCCTCATCGCCGCGGGCAGCGGCGCCTATCTGGCGGCGACCGCGGCCGCCGACGTGGACATGGAGGCGATGTCCTTCCGGATGCAGCAGCAGGTCAGCGCGCTGGGGAAGGCGATGACCACGCCGCCCCGCCAGAGCGCGGGCAGCGAGATATGA
- a CDS encoding ABC transporter ATP-binding protein codes for MAQEAQRQQVISVRDLQKEFRGTRAVDGVSFDVRPGRVTGFLGPNGAGKTTTLRMVLGLVRPTGGSALLWGRPYGELAAPTRRIGVGLDGGAFVGRRTGRGHLRCYAPAAGCTPQRVDQLLADVGLTGAADRPVAGYSTGMKQRLSLASALLGDPELLILDEPANGLDPEGMLWLREFLRDFAASGRTVLLSSHLLGEMEQTVDDVLLMHHGRLLSNGPLDGLLEPGERLESAFLRLTRAGNGVRI; via the coding sequence ATGGCACAGGAAGCACAGCGACAGCAGGTGATCTCGGTCCGGGATCTCCAGAAGGAGTTCCGGGGAACGAGAGCCGTCGACGGGGTCTCCTTCGACGTACGGCCGGGCCGTGTCACCGGCTTCCTCGGCCCCAACGGCGCCGGGAAGACGACGACCCTGCGCATGGTCCTCGGGCTGGTCCGCCCCACCGGCGGCAGCGCGCTGCTGTGGGGCCGCCCCTACGGTGAACTGGCCGCCCCCACCCGGCGGATCGGCGTGGGCCTGGACGGCGGGGCGTTCGTCGGCCGCCGCACGGGCCGGGGCCATCTGCGCTGCTACGCCCCGGCCGCCGGGTGCACACCGCAGCGGGTGGACCAGCTGCTGGCGGACGTGGGGCTGACCGGGGCGGCGGACCGGCCGGTCGCCGGGTACTCGACCGGGATGAAGCAGCGGCTGTCCTTGGCCTCGGCGCTGCTGGGCGATCCGGAGCTGCTGATCCTGGACGAGCCGGCGAACGGCCTGGACCCCGAAGGGATGCTGTGGCTGCGGGAGTTCCTGCGGGACTTCGCGGCCTCGGGCCGGACGGTGCTGCTCTCCAGCCATCTGCTGGGCGAGATGGAGCAGACGGTCGACGACGTCCTGCTGATGCACCACGGGCGGCTGCTGAGCAACGGCCCCCTCGACGGTCTGCTGGAGCCGGGCGAACGCCTGGAGTCGGCTTTCCTGCGGCTGACACGGGCCGGGAACGGAGTACGGATATGA
- a CDS encoding helix-turn-helix transcriptional regulator — translation MADDGIAVGLMVARLSLRRRLTRLFAHRGWNAAEKEGAGGLLPFDVLVADIDRLDEIRDSAPVVALTYGSEIRDLAAVQADVRAVVDRDDLDEAFLEAVQEVAAGHGWISPTLVRPLLRGQAPAPVAAPAPAAVPVLPQGRGRTLDPALTAREYEVVSLVSQGMNNSEIAGALYIAESTVKFHMSNILQKTGFRDRSQLVARMPVAG, via the coding sequence ATGGCAGATGACGGCATAGCTGTCGGGCTGATGGTCGCCAGACTGTCGTTGCGGCGGAGACTCACCAGGCTCTTCGCCCATCGCGGCTGGAATGCGGCAGAGAAGGAGGGGGCCGGGGGGCTCCTGCCCTTCGATGTCCTGGTCGCCGATATCGACCGGCTCGACGAGATACGGGATTCCGCGCCCGTCGTGGCGCTGACCTACGGTTCGGAAATACGCGATCTCGCAGCGGTGCAGGCCGATGTCCGGGCCGTCGTCGACCGCGACGACCTGGACGAGGCCTTCCTGGAGGCCGTGCAGGAGGTGGCGGCCGGGCACGGGTGGATCTCGCCCACGCTCGTCCGCCCGCTGCTGCGCGGGCAGGCGCCCGCACCGGTGGCGGCCCCGGCACCGGCGGCCGTCCCCGTGCTCCCGCAGGGGCGGGGGCGGACACTGGATCCGGCCCTGACGGCACGGGAGTACGAAGTCGTCTCGCTGGTGTCGCAGGGAATGAACAACAGTGAGATCGCGGGCGCCCTCTATATCGCGGAGAGCACCGTGAAGTTCCATATGTCGAACATTCTGCAGAAAACCGGATTCCGGGACCGCAGCCAGCTCGTGGCGCGTATGCCGGTGGCCGGCTGA